One region of Flavobacterium pisciphilum genomic DNA includes:
- a CDS encoding PKD domain-containing protein — protein sequence MGKHYFLHLYFLLIITTSVYGFGTVNKSDFTTNKAYKNLVLAPNVDFNFTNDGTCSGTPITFNPIVTGTAPFTYKWDFGDGSTSTDNNPSHSFTAVGCGLQSFTVTLTVTDATGVNTATKTVSVKQKPDLKFVNGGSTSFERCGDNNSSPKYTINVVNNSGSIGCITSYNVNWGDGSSETNVTFPKAHEYQKLGSFNMVITAVGNGCNNSVTYVVKNSNNPLGALIAPGNTTNLCIPVAPMDFAIGAWGLNPSDTNYLVNYGDGTVLNFTQGQLESSTYYNAANPQASQNFPVPHKFTSANCPSGNTVSLTISTSCGRTYLTAGPIIILDVPVISFNVNSIVCANTYVNFNNTTRAGYTNDCSTYNVYTWDFGDGTFSREVSPVHVYTTPGTYTIKLNATTPCGVGTETTRTICVEPILQPKFTYGNACASTNVQMINTTDTSLGCGTESYYWEVTYYYEGYCGKGTTGQWNFADGTNSYSKNPVFNFAKPGSYNVQLRTTNSCGVYNYSSQLIPVKKKPVITLKPISDFCNSATINPVGTVEETCSPSSEITYEWSFPGGTPSSSTLLNPGPINYTTSGNYEAIFRVTNSCGTTEAKRPFSVDLVLSPIIKDKSVKTCSGTGFQVTPVTNGIDNVPAGTTYVWSTPVVSPAGAVSGASGQSSPRTTISQTLINNTANPATVTYTVSPISTVCPGPNFTITVIVDPLINVVDVTKNSTCYGSNDASIAITVTGGIPFATGNPYTFSWTGPNGFTSTDKDISNLKPGSYNLRINDNGNCPYSRTYYVNEPGKFQFSGGKNDITCFGLNNGYINLSVSGGTLPYKYVWTKDGNPYTATAGNINNLASGVYGVTITEANNCDILTGSYIIIEPPLLKVSFESQVNILCYGYYTGEINVSTVGGRYTELSPGVFNYRYSWTGPNGFRSNLQNPKNLAAGTYDLTVTDNSGCTDKLRVVLLQNDEIRLNYSKTEIACYNYSNASITINSITGGVPFTTGEPYIIEWSNLGTGLVQNNLSAGTYIITITDSLGCPKVFTIVIDNAPVFTINPDVMNVSCFGANDGHIRLNLVGGKAPVKLVWDDNSTAGIERNNIGPGKYSVTITDAKSCVIKETFIIIEPLLLELRADVSNPLDCVDANTGEINLVVTGGLPPFSYSWSNGAKTEDLTKLPPGTYAVTVTDANGCKKSEEWKITRFDQLTPTIEVLTDFNCDTKYVHQTFVGHVKGGIPPYTLSWSDGVVSGPNNEIMNTENKGLIIFSVTDSFGCTADFPYNVNTPVLGIANYSTSSYGKDVFDLYSIYDPILFTNLATGDFTNISWDFGDGKFSNEENPKHIYTREGTYTIKQTVTYPFGCQYSYTSTIVVEKGYSLIMPNAFTPNNDGYNDTFAPVFLGFDSITLDVYDTWGGIVYSETGKNIRGWDGQIKNHAAENGNYFFKITAKTFYNHTITEKGAFTLLK from the coding sequence ATGGGGAAACATTACTTCTTACACTTATATTTTCTTTTAATAATTACTACTTCGGTTTATGGATTTGGTACTGTCAATAAAAGTGACTTTACTACTAATAAAGCTTACAAAAATTTAGTTTTAGCCCCAAATGTCGATTTCAATTTTACTAATGATGGAACTTGTTCAGGAACTCCTATTACATTTAATCCTATTGTAACTGGTACAGCTCCCTTTACATATAAATGGGATTTTGGAGACGGAAGCACGTCTACTGATAATAATCCGAGCCATTCTTTTACAGCAGTAGGTTGCGGATTGCAATCTTTTACTGTGACGCTAACGGTAACTGATGCTACCGGTGTAAATACAGCAACTAAGACTGTTTCTGTAAAGCAAAAACCAGATTTAAAGTTTGTAAATGGCGGAAGTACTTCTTTTGAAAGATGTGGAGATAATAACTCTAGCCCTAAATACACAATTAATGTAGTGAATAATTCAGGTTCAATAGGATGTATCACATCTTATAATGTAAATTGGGGAGATGGTAGTTCTGAGACGAACGTTACTTTTCCGAAAGCGCATGAGTATCAGAAATTAGGCTCTTTTAATATGGTTATTACGGCTGTAGGAAACGGTTGCAATAATTCTGTAACCTATGTTGTTAAAAATTCAAATAATCCACTAGGAGCACTTATAGCTCCAGGTAATACAACTAATTTATGTATTCCAGTTGCTCCAATGGATTTTGCAATAGGTGCATGGGGACTTAATCCTTCTGATACCAATTATTTGGTTAATTATGGTGACGGAACGGTTCTAAATTTTACCCAAGGACAATTAGAAAGCTCTACTTATTATAATGCTGCAAATCCGCAAGCTTCACAAAATTTCCCTGTACCACATAAATTCACAAGTGCCAATTGTCCTTCTGGAAATACGGTTAGTTTAACAATATCAACATCTTGTGGGCGTACGTATCTTACAGCAGGCCCTATTATTATATTAGATGTGCCAGTGATAAGTTTTAATGTAAATAGTATTGTATGTGCCAATACCTATGTTAATTTCAATAATACAACTAGAGCAGGTTATACCAATGATTGTAGTACTTATAATGTATATACTTGGGATTTTGGAGACGGAACATTTTCTAGAGAAGTTAGCCCAGTTCATGTATATACAACCCCAGGTACCTATACGATTAAGTTAAATGCAACAACGCCTTGTGGAGTAGGAACAGAAACTACAAGAACAATATGCGTTGAGCCTATATTACAACCAAAATTTACCTATGGTAATGCTTGTGCTTCGACTAATGTACAAATGATAAATACTACTGATACAAGTTTAGGTTGTGGTACGGAGTCTTATTATTGGGAAGTTACATATTACTACGAAGGATATTGCGGTAAAGGAACAACTGGTCAATGGAATTTTGCAGATGGTACAAATTCATATTCTAAAAATCCAGTTTTTAATTTTGCAAAACCAGGATCATACAATGTTCAATTAAGAACAACAAATTCTTGTGGAGTTTATAACTATTCTTCTCAATTAATTCCAGTAAAAAAGAAACCAGTTATCACTCTAAAACCAATTTCAGATTTTTGTAATTCGGCAACAATTAATCCAGTCGGAACAGTAGAGGAAACTTGTTCTCCAAGCTCAGAAATAACGTATGAGTGGAGTTTTCCAGGAGGTACCCCTTCATCATCTACTTTACTTAATCCAGGCCCTATAAATTATACTACTAGTGGTAATTATGAAGCAATTTTTAGAGTAACCAATAGTTGTGGTACAACTGAAGCCAAAAGACCTTTTTCTGTTGATTTAGTTCTATCTCCTATTATAAAAGATAAGTCAGTAAAAACATGTAGTGGTACTGGCTTTCAAGTTACCCCAGTTACTAATGGTATAGATAATGTACCTGCAGGAACGACCTATGTTTGGTCAACACCAGTAGTTTCTCCAGCTGGAGCTGTGAGTGGAGCAAGTGGGCAATCATCTCCCAGAACAACTATTAGTCAAACTTTAATAAATAATACAGCCAATCCAGCAACAGTAACATATACTGTATCGCCTATATCTACAGTTTGTCCTGGACCTAATTTTACAATAACTGTAATAGTAGACCCATTAATAAATGTAGTTGATGTTACAAAAAATAGTACTTGTTATGGTTCAAATGATGCTTCTATTGCTATAACAGTAACTGGAGGAATTCCTTTTGCAACAGGAAATCCATATACTTTCTCTTGGACAGGTCCTAATGGGTTTACAAGTACCGATAAGGATATTTCTAATTTAAAGCCAGGAAGCTATAATTTAAGAATCAATGATAATGGTAATTGTCCATATTCAAGAACGTACTATGTTAATGAACCGGGGAAATTTCAATTCTCAGGAGGTAAAAATGACATTACATGTTTTGGGTTAAATAACGGATACATTAATCTATCAGTATCAGGAGGAACGTTACCTTATAAATATGTATGGACAAAAGACGGAAATCCTTACACTGCAACAGCTGGAAACATTAATAATCTAGCATCAGGAGTTTATGGAGTAACGATTACTGAAGCTAATAACTGTGATATACTAACAGGAAGCTATATAATTATCGAACCACCATTATTAAAGGTAAGTTTCGAAAGTCAAGTTAATATTTTATGTTATGGATACTATACAGGAGAAATTAATGTAAGTACAGTAGGAGGTCGATATACTGAATTATCTCCAGGAGTTTTTAATTACCGATACAGTTGGACAGGTCCAAACGGATTTAGAAGTAATCTTCAAAACCCAAAAAATCTTGCAGCAGGTACTTATGATTTAACTGTTACAGACAATTCAGGTTGTACAGATAAACTAAGAGTAGTATTACTTCAAAATGATGAAATCCGTTTAAATTACAGTAAAACCGAAATTGCATGTTATAATTATTCCAATGCATCTATTACTATCAATAGTATTACAGGAGGAGTTCCTTTTACAACAGGAGAGCCTTATATTATAGAATGGAGTAATTTAGGAACAGGTTTAGTTCAAAATAACTTATCAGCAGGAACTTATATAATCACAATTACAGATTCATTAGGTTGTCCAAAAGTATTTACTATAGTTATAGATAATGCTCCTGTTTTTACTATAAATCCAGATGTAATGAATGTTTCTTGTTTTGGTGCAAATGATGGTCACATCCGATTGAACCTTGTAGGAGGAAAAGCACCAGTTAAGTTAGTCTGGGACGATAATTCGACAGCAGGAATAGAACGTAATAATATAGGACCAGGAAAATATAGTGTAACAATTACTGATGCTAAATCATGTGTAATAAAAGAAACTTTTATTATAATTGAGCCTTTATTATTAGAATTAAGAGCTGATGTATCAAACCCATTAGATTGCGTAGATGCAAACACTGGTGAAATTAATTTAGTGGTAACAGGAGGTCTGCCTCCATTTAGTTACTCTTGGTCAAATGGAGCTAAAACAGAAGATTTGACTAAACTTCCTCCAGGAACGTATGCTGTCACAGTTACTGATGCCAATGGTTGTAAAAAATCGGAAGAATGGAAAATTACCCGATTCGATCAACTTACACCAACTATTGAAGTGTTAACAGATTTTAATTGTGATACGAAGTATGTACATCAAACATTTGTAGGACACGTTAAAGGAGGAATACCACCATATACATTAAGCTGGTCAGATGGAGTTGTTTCAGGTCCAAACAACGAGATTATGAATACTGAAAATAAAGGCTTAATTATATTTAGTGTAACCGATAGTTTTGGTTGTACAGCCGATTTCCCATACAATGTTAATACACCAGTATTAGGAATCGCTAATTATTCGACAAGTTCGTATGGTAAAGATGTTTTTGATTTGTATTCAATTTATGATCCAATTTTATTTACCAATCTAGCAACGGGAGATTTTACAAATATTTCTTGGGACTTTGGTGATGGTAAATTTTCAAATGAAGAAAACCCAAAACATATTTATACAAGAGAAGGAACATATACAATAAAACAAACAGTTACATATCCTTTTGGTTGTCAATATAGTTATACCTCTACAATAGTAGTCGAAAAAGGATATAGTCTAATAATGCCAAATGCCTTTACACCAAATAATGATGGTTACAATGACACGTTTGCACCAGTGTTCTTAGGCTTCGATAGCATTACTCTGGATGTTTACGACACTTGGGGAGGAATTGTATATTCTGAAACAGGAAAGAACATCAGAGGATGGGATGGGCAAATAAAAAATCATGCAGCCGAAAATGGAAACTACTTTTTCAAAATCACTGCAAAGACTTTTTATAACCATACGATAACCGAAAAAGGAGCATTTACATTACTTAAATAA
- a CDS encoding helix-turn-helix transcriptional regulator, with protein MSQNKNALIRYKTIDKCLQNQYRTWTLDDLIEACSDALFEYEGRENPVSKRTIQMDIQLMRSEKLGYNAPIVVYDKKFYKYDDEDFSITDIPLTETDMNVLTETVSMLKQFKDFSLFSDVSDILQRLEDKIYSEKSHTNSVIYLDKNENLKGLHYLDEIYQAIIKKIVLVITYKSFKSREEQKFNFHPFILKEFNNRWFLIGKKKSRAPITNLALDRIIKIDYDFSMPYIEEIFDAEAFYKDVVGVTVNEGLDARTIKLWIDKENAPYVLTKPFHNSQKLENENEDGSIIISLRLKINYEIERLLLGFGDGLQVISPNRLRLRIKDKLKNAYLNYKD; from the coding sequence ATGTCACAAAACAAGAATGCATTGATTCGATACAAAACAATTGATAAATGCCTACAGAACCAATACCGAACTTGGACACTCGATGATTTAATCGAGGCTTGTTCGGATGCTTTATTTGAATACGAGGGTCGAGAAAACCCTGTAAGCAAACGTACCATACAAATGGATATTCAACTTATGCGCAGTGAAAAACTCGGATACAATGCTCCTATTGTGGTTTATGACAAGAAATTCTACAAATACGATGATGAGGATTTCTCAATTACCGATATTCCACTAACTGAAACTGACATGAATGTCTTAACTGAAACGGTTTCTATGTTAAAACAATTTAAAGACTTCTCTTTGTTTAGTGATGTCTCTGATATTTTACAGCGCTTAGAAGACAAAATCTATTCGGAGAAATCACATACCAATTCAGTAATTTATCTCGATAAAAATGAGAATCTAAAAGGATTGCACTATTTGGACGAAATTTATCAAGCCATCATTAAAAAAATTGTTCTTGTTATTACCTACAAATCATTTAAATCCAGAGAGGAGCAAAAGTTTAATTTTCATCCTTTTATTTTAAAGGAATTTAATAATCGTTGGTTTCTGATTGGCAAAAAAAAATCGAGAGCACCAATAACCAATTTAGCACTCGATAGAATTATAAAAATCGATTACGATTTTAGTATGCCTTATATAGAAGAGATTTTTGATGCAGAAGCTTTTTATAAAGATGTAGTTGGTGTAACTGTTAATGAAGGATTGGACGCTCGAACTATAAAACTATGGATTGATAAAGAAAATGCTCCTTATGTTCTAACAAAGCCATTCCATAATTCACAAAAACTAGAAAATGAAAATGAAGATGGAAGTATTATCATTTCGTTAAGGCTTAAAATTAATTATGAAATAGAACGTTTACTTTTAGGTTTTGGTGATGGATTGCAAGTTATTAGTCCCAACAGGTTACGATTACGGATAAAAGACAAACTTAAGAATGCTTATCTTAATTATAAAGATTGA
- a CDS encoding MarR family winged helix-turn-helix transcriptional regulator, which translates to MKEKTIDYILRATWQAVSRMYNEEAAKYDATMATGFALLSIDKEEGTPSTALGPRMGMEATSLTRTLKSMEEKGLIVRKKNPTDGRGVLIYLTEFGKEKRDLSKNTVLKFNETVRNHVSEEKLKHFMEVSEIINELIQDKNIFNQTEKIENETHN; encoded by the coding sequence ATGAAAGAAAAAACTATAGATTATATTTTACGAGCAACCTGGCAAGCAGTATCAAGGATGTACAATGAAGAGGCTGCAAAATATGATGCAACAATGGCTACTGGTTTTGCACTATTAAGTATCGATAAAGAAGAGGGTACTCCATCGACAGCATTAGGTCCGAGAATGGGAATGGAAGCTACTAGCTTAACCAGAACGCTTAAATCTATGGAAGAAAAAGGTTTGATTGTTCGCAAGAAAAATCCAACTGATGGTCGAGGAGTTTTGATTTATCTAACTGAATTTGGAAAAGAAAAAAGAGATTTATCTAAAAATACAGTCTTGAAATTTAATGAAACAGTTAGAAACCACGTTTCTGAAGAAAAATTAAAACATTTTATGGAGGTCTCAGAAATCATAAATGAATTAATACAAGATAAAAATATATTTAATCAAACAGAAAAAATAGAAAATGAAACGCACAATTAA
- a CDS encoding 3-hydroxyacyl-CoA dehydrogenase/enoyl-CoA hydratase family protein: protein MKRTIKKVAVIGSGIMGSGIACHFANIGVEVLLLDIIPRELTEAETKKGLTLESKAVRNRVVNEHLANSLKSKPSPIYSQKFANRITTGNTTDDMAKIANVDWIIEVVVERLDIKKLVFEQIEKFRKPGTLVTSNTSGIPIHFMSEGRSEDFQQHFCGTHFFNPARYLKLFEIIPGPKTSTEVLDFLNEYGSKFLGKTSVVAKDTPAFIGNRIGIYGIQSLFHLVKEMGLTIEEVDKLTGPVIGRPKSATFRTVDVVGLDTLVHVANGIYENCPTDEQHELFKLPDFITKMMENNWLGSKTGQGFYKKVDKDILTLDLDTLEYRAAKKANFATLELTKTIDKPINRFKVLVKGKDKAGEFYRKSFAGMFAYVSNRIPEISDELYKIDDAMKAGFGWENGPFEIWDAIGVENGIEIMKAEGLAPAAWVNDMIASGSKSFYTVKEGATYFYNIPTKSQTKVPGQDAFIILNNIRESKKVWSNSGAIIEDLGDGILNLEFQSKMNTIGGDVLQAINKAIDLSEKEYQGLVIGNQAANFSVGANIGMIFMMAVEQEYDELNMAIKMFQDTMMRVRYSGIPVVVAPHGMTFGGGCEMSLHADKVVAAAETYMGLVEFGVGVLPGGGGSKEMALRASDLFRKNDVELNVLQEYFLTIAMAKVSTSGYEAFDTGLLQHGKDIIVVNKDRQIAEAKKHALLMAEAGYTQPIRRTDVKVLGKQALGMFLVGTDQMEAGKYISEHDKKIANKLAYVMAGGDLSEATLVSEQYLLDIEREAFLSLCTERKTLERIQYMLTKGKPLRN, encoded by the coding sequence ATGAAACGCACAATTAAAAAAGTTGCCGTAATTGGATCCGGAATTATGGGTTCAGGAATAGCTTGTCATTTTGCAAACATTGGTGTGGAAGTTTTACTCCTAGACATCATTCCTCGTGAGTTAACAGAGGCCGAAACTAAAAAAGGCTTAACTCTAGAAAGCAAAGCCGTAAGAAACAGAGTTGTAAACGAACATCTTGCTAACTCATTAAAATCTAAGCCATCACCTATTTACAGTCAAAAATTCGCAAATAGAATCACGACTGGAAATACAACTGATGATATGGCAAAAATTGCCAATGTTGATTGGATTATTGAAGTTGTTGTAGAACGTCTTGATATTAAAAAACTGGTTTTTGAACAAATTGAAAAATTCCGTAAACCAGGAACTTTAGTAACATCAAACACTTCAGGTATTCCAATTCATTTTATGAGTGAAGGAAGAAGCGAAGACTTCCAACAACATTTCTGCGGAACACACTTTTTTAACCCTGCGCGTTACTTAAAATTATTTGAAATTATTCCTGGTCCAAAAACTTCAACTGAAGTATTGGATTTCTTAAATGAATATGGTTCTAAATTTTTAGGAAAAACTTCGGTAGTAGCCAAAGATACTCCTGCTTTTATCGGAAACAGAATAGGTATTTATGGTATTCAGAGTTTATTTCATTTGGTAAAAGAGATGGGATTGACTATCGAAGAAGTTGATAAATTGACTGGTCCAGTAATTGGGCGTCCAAAATCAGCTACTTTCCGTACTGTCGATGTAGTAGGTCTAGATACTTTGGTACATGTTGCCAATGGTATTTACGAAAACTGCCCAACAGATGAACAACACGAATTATTCAAACTTCCAGATTTCATCACAAAAATGATGGAAAATAATTGGTTAGGAAGCAAAACAGGACAAGGTTTCTACAAAAAAGTAGATAAAGACATCCTTACTCTTGATTTGGACACACTAGAATATCGTGCTGCTAAAAAAGCAAATTTTGCTACACTTGAGCTAACAAAAACTATCGATAAACCAATCAATCGTTTTAAAGTTCTTGTAAAAGGAAAAGACAAAGCTGGTGAATTCTACCGTAAAAGTTTTGCTGGTATGTTTGCTTACGTTTCAAATAGAATTCCTGAAATATCAGACGAATTATACAAAATTGACGATGCTATGAAAGCTGGTTTCGGATGGGAAAATGGTCCTTTCGAAATTTGGGATGCAATAGGTGTCGAAAATGGAATCGAAATCATGAAAGCCGAAGGTTTAGCTCCAGCTGCATGGGTAAATGACATGATCGCATCAGGAAGCAAAAGCTTTTATACTGTAAAAGAAGGAGCAACTTACTTCTACAACATTCCAACAAAATCACAAACTAAAGTTCCAGGACAAGATGCATTCATCATTCTAAACAACATTCGCGAAAGCAAAAAAGTTTGGAGTAATAGCGGTGCAATAATCGAGGATTTAGGAGATGGAATCTTGAACTTAGAATTCCAATCAAAAATGAATACAATTGGAGGCGATGTACTTCAAGCAATTAATAAAGCAATTGACTTATCTGAAAAAGAATATCAAGGATTAGTTATTGGTAATCAAGCAGCAAATTTCTCTGTAGGTGCTAATATCGGAATGATTTTCATGATGGCAGTTGAGCAAGAATACGACGAGTTGAATATGGCAATCAAAATGTTCCAAGACACAATGATGCGCGTTCGCTACTCAGGAATCCCTGTTGTAGTAGCTCCTCACGGAATGACTTTTGGTGGTGGATGCGAAATGAGCTTACATGCTGATAAAGTTGTAGCTGCTGCAGAAACTTATATGGGATTAGTTGAATTTGGAGTTGGTGTACTTCCTGGTGGTGGTGGATCAAAAGAAATGGCTTTAAGAGCATCTGATTTATTCCGTAAAAACGATGTAGAATTAAATGTACTTCAAGAATATTTCTTAACAATCGCAATGGCAAAAGTATCTACTTCAGGTTATGAAGCTTTTGATACTGGACTTTTACAACACGGTAAAGATATCATCGTAGTAAACAAAGACCGTCAGATTGCCGAAGCTAAGAAACATGCCTTGTTAATGGCTGAAGCTGGTTACACACAACCAATTAGAAGAACTGATGTAAAAGTATTAGGAAAGCAAGCTCTTGGAATGTTCTTAGTAGGAACTGACCAAATGGAAGCTGGAAAATACATCTCAGAACATGATAAAAAAATCGCTAACAAATTAGCTTACGTTATGGCTGGTGGTGATTTATCAGAAGCAACATTGGTATCTGAACAATATTTATTAGATATCGAACGTGAAGCATTCTTGAGTTTATGTACAGAACGCAAAACTTTGGAAAGAATCCAATACATGCTAACTAAAGGGAAACCATTAAGAAATTAG
- a CDS encoding four helix bundle protein, with protein sequence MHQFEKLKIWQKAMNITEAVYRACASLPKDEKFNLTSQIKRCAVSIPSNIAEGSGRNSKNEFVHFLGIANGSTFELITQLMISKRLELIDGEKISSIINELIEVSNMNFTLQKSLKNQ encoded by the coding sequence ATGCATCAATTTGAAAAATTAAAAATTTGGCAAAAAGCAATGAATATTACAGAAGCAGTATATAGAGCTTGTGCATCATTGCCTAAAGACGAAAAATTTAATCTTACGAGTCAAATAAAAAGATGTGCAGTTTCAATTCCTTCAAATATAGCTGAAGGTTCAGGAAGAAATTCTAAAAATGAGTTTGTACACTTTTTAGGAATCGCAAATGGTTCAACTTTTGAATTGATAACACAATTAATGATATCTAAACGTCTTGAATTAATAGATGGAGAAAAAATTTCATCTATAATAAATGAATTAATTGAAGTAAGTAATATGAATTTTACGCTTCAAAAATCTCTTAAAAACCAATAA
- a CDS encoding thiolase family protein → MKTAYIVKAYRTAVGKAPKGVFRFKRPDELAAETIQFMMNELPDFDKKRIDDVMVGNAMPEAEQGLNVGRLISLMGLKVEDVPGVTVNRYCASGLETIGMATAKIQSGMADCIIAGGAESMSFIPMGGYKPTPDYKLASEGHEDYYWGMGLTAEAVAKQYNVSREDQDEFAYNSHMKALKAQAEGKFDKQIVPITVEQTFINENGKKETKSYIVNKDEGPRAGTSKEALAGLRPVFAADGSVTAGNSSQMSDGAAFVLIMSEDMVKELNLEPIARLVNFASSGVEPRIMGIGPVKAIPKALKQAGLQLKDIDLVELNEAFASQSLAVVRELGINPDIVNVNGGAIALGHPLGCTGAKLSVQLFDEMKRRGSKYGIVSMCVGTGQGSAGIYEVL, encoded by the coding sequence ATGAAAACAGCATATATAGTTAAAGCTTATCGTACTGCGGTAGGAAAAGCACCAAAAGGAGTTTTTAGATTTAAAAGACCTGATGAATTGGCTGCAGAAACCATTCAGTTTATGATGAATGAATTGCCTGATTTTGACAAAAAACGTATTGATGATGTTATGGTAGGAAATGCCATGCCAGAAGCAGAACAAGGTTTAAACGTAGGTCGTTTAATCTCTCTTATGGGATTAAAAGTAGAAGATGTTCCTGGTGTAACCGTAAACCGTTACTGTGCATCTGGATTAGAAACTATCGGTATGGCAACAGCTAAAATCCAATCAGGAATGGCTGATTGTATCATTGCTGGTGGTGCCGAAAGCATGAGTTTTATTCCAATGGGAGGTTACAAACCAACTCCAGATTATAAACTTGCTTCTGAAGGACATGAAGATTATTACTGGGGAATGGGATTAACTGCCGAAGCTGTTGCTAAGCAATATAATGTTTCGAGAGAAGACCAAGACGAATTTGCCTATAACTCACATATGAAAGCCTTAAAAGCACAAGCTGAGGGTAAATTCGACAAACAAATTGTACCAATTACTGTTGAGCAAACTTTTATCAATGAAAACGGTAAAAAAGAAACAAAATCATACATAGTAAACAAAGACGAAGGCCCACGTGCAGGAACCTCTAAAGAAGCTTTAGCTGGATTAAGACCGGTTTTTGCTGCTGATGGAAGTGTAACTGCTGGTAACTCATCTCAAATGAGTGATGGTGCTGCTTTTGTTTTAATCATGAGCGAGGATATGGTAAAAGAATTAAATCTTGAACCAATTGCAAGATTAGTAAACTTTGCTTCTTCTGGTGTTGAGCCAAGAATCATGGGTATAGGTCCTGTAAAAGCTATTCCAAAAGCTTTAAAACAAGCAGGATTACAATTAAAAGATATTGATTTAGTAGAATTAAACGAAGCTTTTGCTTCTCAATCATTAGCAGTAGTTCGTGAGTTAGGAATAAATCCTGACATCGTAAACGTAAATGGTGGAGCTATCGCATTAGGACATCCACTAGGTTGTACAGGTGCAAAACTATCAGTACAATTATTCGATGAAATGAAACGCAGAGGTAGCAAATACGGAATCGTTTCTATGTGTGTAGGAACTGGACAAGGTTCTGCTGGGATTTACGAGGTATTGTAA